The window CTGGTCATCAATCATGATTCTACCTTTTGTCTGAAAAAGCCGGGTTACTGCCGACTATCTTAACCCTGTCGCGACAAAATGCGAGATTAAGGGCTGAATTTCAGCCGCACACATCGTATCATCCCCATCCCGGTTCAACTCACCCGAATGATTTGCGATGAAAGATACTCATAACAGCCAACAACGCCTTGATTACCTCAAACAGCAACTGCCACTGGAAATTACCCGTTCGGTTAGCGACACCCTGAAAGAAGATCTGGGAGGCACACTGGATCCGAATGCCGACATCACTGCCAGCCTGATTCCGGCCGACGTGCAGGGCAGCGCCACCATTATTACCCGCGAGCATGGTGTATTTTGCGGCCAGGCCTGGGCTGATGAAGTCTTTCGCCAATTAGGTGGTGAGGTCAAGATTGACTGGCACGTCCAGGATGGGGATAAAGTTGAACCGAACCAGAAACTCTGCTCACTGACCGGACCGGCGCGCATTCTGCTGACCGGTGAGCGCAGTGCGATGAACTTTATCCAGACCTTGTCCGGCTGTGCCACCACTACTGCCGAGTATGCTCAGGCTCTGCAGGGCACCGACTGCCGTCTGCTCGATACCCGTAAAACAGTGCCAGGTCTGCGCAGCGCACTGAAATATGCCGTGGCTTGCGGCGGCGGTTTCAACCACCGTATCGGCGTGTTTGACGCTTACCTGATTAAAGAGAACCACATTATCGCCTGTGGCGGTATCACTCAGGCCATCACCACCGCCAAACAGCTTAACCCGGGCAAACCGGTCGAAGTGGAAACAGAAAACCTTGATGAACTGCGTCTGGCCATTGAAGCTGGTGCTGACATCATCATGCTTGACAACTTCACCGTGCCGATGATGCGTGAAGCCGTGGCGATTAACGCAGGCCGTGCGGCGCTGGAAAATTCAGGCAATGTGACCATGCAAACCCTGCGCGAATACGCCGAAACCGGTGTCGATTACATTTCGGTCGGCGCCCTGACCAAGCACGTGCGGGCAATGGATTTGTCGATGCGTTTTGACTGATGAGGTTCCAGGGCTGCGCTTCTAGGATCCTAGGTCCTGAAAAGCCGCCTGCGTCACAAATAGGCTGCATACTGAATGTCTTACCAGTATGCAGCTTTTCTGACTTACTCGAAGCAGAATACTGCTTGTCTGTCACTCGATTCCCCCTCTTCTTACACTCAGCGCTCATCCATTCATACCCAGAGAGTGTTATGCAGCGTAAATTCACCGTTAAACCATCCGGCTTTACCCTGATCGAACTGATGATCGTGGTGGCCATTATCGGCGTTTCTTTCTGCCATCGGTGTTCCGGCCTATCAGAATTATGTCGCCAAGAGTGAACTGGCCACCGGTCTGGCTACCCTTAAATCTCTGCTCACCCCGGCCGAGCTCTACTGGCAGGAAAATGGATCGCTGGCCGACTTCACTCAATACCAGGACAACTCCCCGCTCGGAGAAGTGAGTGCACCACAAACCAATACCCTGCAGTTTACCTTTGATCAAGGTTCACTCAACGGCTCTTCTATCTTGTATACACGTCAGGATAGTGGCTGGCAGTGCAGCGTCAATCTGGCCTCGGACCTGACTCTCGATATTCCAAAAAGCTGTGCGGACAACCCGCAATGAGTACACAATTGCTCAGCCAGCTGCGTCAGGCCGGAGTCCTTGATGGCGAGCAGGAAACCGCCCTGCAGCGCCGGACGCAGAATCGCCATATCAGTGCGCCACAAGCTATTCTTGAGCAAGGCGTGCTGACCCCGGCCGAGCTCGGCCAGCAACTGAGTCGTCTGTTCAGCCTGCCACTGATTGAACTCGACGACTTTGATTACCCGGATTTGTGTCAGCAACTTGGTCTGAGCGAGCTGATCATTCGTTATCAGGCGCTGCCCCTGCAACGTGACAGCCGGGAGTTAACCCTGGCCGTATCGGATCCGGGCTGGCCACAAGCGGAAGAAGAGTTCTGTTTTGCCACCGGGCTGATGGTCAAACCGGTGCTGACTGATCAGCCCAGCCTGCAAGCGGCGATACGACGCCTGTATGGCGAGACACTCCCCAGCTATCATGCCGATCACCGTGAAGAAATCAGCCAGGAACAGCTCGCCGATTCAGTGCAGATTGCCGAAGATGAAGCCAATTATCAGCTGGATGTCAGTCAGGACGAAGCGCCGGTCAGCCGGTTCATTCATCAGGTCTTACTCGACGCGGTACGCAAACGGGCCTCAGATATCCATTTTGAACCTTATGAGTCGAGTTATCGCATCCGCATTCGCTGTGACGGCATCCTGATTCAGACCCAACAACCGGCCCCGCACCTCAGCCGCCGCCTGGCAGCGCGTCTGAAAATTCTTGCCAGGCTGGATATCGCCCAGCGCCGCCTGCCCCAAGACGGTCGGATCAAACTGCGCCTCAGTAATGACAGCGCGATTGACCTGCGAGTGTCCACGTTACCAACCTTATGGGGCGAGAAGATCGTACTGCGCCTGCTCGATAATCAGGCTCTGCCGCTCGAACTGGACCAGCTTGGTTACAGCGAGCAGCAAAAACTGTGCTATCTGAGTGCGCTGCACAAACCACAAGGCATGATCCTGATCACCGGACCTACCGGCAGCGGGAAGACCATCTCATTATACTGCGGGCTGCAGCAACTCAATCGTGAACAGCTCAATATCGCGACCGCAGAAGACCCGGTCGAGATTAACCTCAATGGGATTAACCAGGTCCAAGTCCAGCCGGCGATCGGATTTGGCTTTGCCCAGGCACTGCGTACATTTCTGCGTCAGGATCCGGATGTACTGATGGTGGGAGAGATCCGCGACCGCGAGACCGCAGACGTCGCACTCAAAGCAGCCCAGACCGGGCATCTGGTTCTGTCCACTCTGCATACCAATTCAGCCGCAGAAACTTTGATTCGTTTACTCAATATGGGTATTGAGCCTTTTAATCTGGCGTCGTCGCTGAATCTTATCGTGGCTCAGCGTCTGGTACGCCGCTTATGCCCGCAGTGTAAAATCGCCACCCGACTGACCCGGGAGCAGGCCGCTTCTCTTCACATGGAAAACCTCCATATAAAAAGTCTCCATATTGAGAGCCCTCATGCAGCAAGCTCTCAGGATCAGTCGACACAAGAGCAGCAGGCAACCGAGCAGCGTGAATTGATCACAGAAGCGGTGATCTTTGCTGCTAACCCGGACGGCTGTCCCCACTGTAATCGTGGCTATGCCGGGCGCACCGGTATCTATGAAATGCTGAGTGTTGACCCTGTCATTGCCGATGCACTGCTACAGCGTGCACCTCTGATGCAACTGGAGTCGCTGGCCTGTCAGCAGGGCATGCAGACTCTGCAGCAAGCCGGCTGTGAAAAACTGCTCGCCGGCCAGACCAGCTTGGCGGAACTGCAGCGGGTACTGGGTCTGGCGACCTGGTGAGCTTGAGCCGATGTCGAGCAGCAGATTACAACACTATCGTTGGCATGGCAGAGACAGTCAGGGCCAGATACAGCGCGGCAGCATGCTGGCCCGCAGCGAACACGAAGTCCGTGACAGCTTACAACGTCAGTCGATCCGGATTCGTTCGATTACCCCGCGTCCCGTGTCACTGCTCAGCCGCTATCGTCAACGCCTGAAACTCACGTGATATCACGTTATTGACCCGCCAGTTGGCCACTATGCTCGCCAGTGGCGTGGCGCTCTTGCCGGCGCTGCAACTGATTGCGGCCAATCATAACAAAGCGCCAGTATCAGCCTTGCTGCGCTCTATGCTACGTAGTCTGGAAAGCGGTATGCCGCTCTCAGCTGCGATGCAGGCCAGCGGACACGACTTTGACCGCTTATATTTGGATCTGCTGCGCAGCGGTGAATTGTCCGGAAACCTGGCGCCAATTCTGGAACGCCTGGCTCAGTATCGTGAAGCCAGTGAACAGCTGCGCGCCAAGGTTATCAAGGCGCTGCTCTACCCGACCATGGTGATCAACGTCGCCTTCGCTGTCACTTATCTGATGCTGACCTTAGTGATTCCGGAGTTTGAACGCTTGTTCGCCAATTTTGGCAGCGAGTTACCCTGGTTTACCCGCCAGGTAATCGCGGCCTCTCACTCACTGCAGACACTTGGTCCCTGGATGGTCGCCGCCGTGGCACTGAGCGCTGCTGGCGTCGGTAAAGCGCGCCAGGCTTACCCCGCACTGCGGCTCTGGCTCAGCCGCCATAGCACTCGTCTGCCGGTGCTCGGGCCACTGCTGTATAAAGCCGCTCTGGCCCGTTTCAGCCGCACTCTGTCGACCAGTCTCAGTTCGGGGCTGCCGCTGCTGACCAGCCTGAACTCTGCAGCTAAAACCTGTGGTCATACCCATCTCTCCCATGCTCTTGACCAGGTCGCACGTGATACGGCCTCCGGGATGGCCTTGCACCTGGCGATGCGTCACTGCCACACTTTTCCTGCGCTTATGCTGCAACTGGTGATGATAGGTGAAGAGTCCGGCACTCTGGATGAGATGCTGGCCCGAATTGCGTTGAGTTATGAAAATGAGGTCGACAACAGCGTTGATAATCTGGGGAAAATACTCGAACCGTTGCTGATTTTGCTGCTAGGAGGGGTGATTGGCAGTCTGGTGGTCGCAATGTATCTGCCAATCTTTAACTTGATGAGTGTATTAGGGTAGTATGGTTCTACATTATTGACTCACCGTCACAAAGGCTTACCGCATCCCCAATGGATATTTTTAACTATTACCCCTGGCTGTTTCCGGCCCTGGCCACACTGTTGGGGCTGATCATCGGCAGCTTTCTCAATGTCGTGATCTATCGACTGCCGCAAATCATGGAGCGCGAATGGCGCCAGGAGTGCGCCGAGTCTTTTCCGGAATATGGCATTGATCCCCCGCAGGGAACCCTGACGCTCAGTATCCCGCGTTCGACCTGTCCGCATTGCCGAACTCCGATTCGAATCCGTGATAATGTCCCGCTGCTGAGCTGGCTGTTGCTGCGTGGCAAATGTGCTCACTGCCGCCAGTCAATCAGTGCCCGTTATCCGCTAATTGAACTGCTCACCGCGCTGAGCAGTGGTTTTATTGCCCTACAGCTTGGTTTCAGCGTCTATAGCGTCGCTCTGCTTGGTTTTACTTATGTCCTGATTGCCGCCACCTTTATTGATTTCGATACCATGCTGCTGCCGGATCAGCTAACCCTGCCGCTGATGTGGGCCGGGATTAGCCTGGCGCTGTTGGGCGTCAGCCCTGTCAGCTTACAAACCGCGGTGATCGGCGCCATTGCCGGCTATCTGTGTCTGTGGTCGGTGTACTGGCTGTTTAAACTGCTGACCGGTAAAGAAGGCATGGGTTACGGTGACTTTAAACTGCTGGCCGCTCTCGGCGCCTGGCTAGGCTGGCAACAGCTGCCAATCATCATCCTGCTCTCATCAGTCATCGGCCTGATTTTCGGTCTGATTCAGCTGCGCCTGCAAAAACGCGGTATCGATAAGGCATTTCCGTTTGGCCCTTACCTGGCCATCTCCGGCTGGTTATGCATGATCTATGGCCAGCCGATCATCGCTTGGTATTTACACTCAGTATTAGGATGGTAACTATGCCGTTAGTCATCGGTTTAACTGGTGGTATCGCCAGTGGAAAAAGCACCGTCGCCAATCTGTTTGCCGAGCAGTTTGGGATTGATATCGTTGATGCCGATATTGTGGCGCGTCAGGTAGTGGAAAAAGGCACCCCCGGCCTAACTGCGATTCACGACCATTTTGGCGCGGCAGTGTTAAATCCGGACGGGACCCTCAACCGTGCCGCCCTGCGCGAGCGTATTTTCAGTAACGAAAATGAGAAGTTGTGGCTAAATAACCTGCTCCACCCGCTGATCCGTGAAAAAATGACACAGGATTTACGACAAGTGCACTCTCCTTATGCCTTACTTGTGGTTCCACTGTTAGTGGAAAACCAGCTACAGTCTATGGCAGACCGGATATTGGTGGTGGATGTCGACCAAGCGACACAAATCCAGCGCACCATGGCACGCGACGAGGTGTCCGAGCAGCAGGTGCGCGCTATCCTGGCGTCACAGGCCAGCCGTGAACAACGTTTAGCCTGTGCCGATGATGTGATTAAAAATGACGCAAAAAACCAGAAACTTTTGCCTCAAATCACAGAATTGCACCAAAAGTATCTAGCCATAAGCCGTACAAATCTGTGAGAATAAGTCCAAATAATCCAAGGCTAGTTTGATGACCACACATAAGTTTGAACATCCACTCAACGAAAAAACGCGCATTTATCTGCGTGTCGAGGCCCTGCTGAGTCAGATGGAGCAGGCGTCGCAATTCGGTGACGATATTCAACATCAGCTATTCTTCCGCTCTTTGTTTGATCTGCTGGAAATTTTTGAGCAGATTCAGCTCAAAAGTGAACTGGCCAAAGACGTTGAAAAACAGCGTCAGGTTTACCGCAACTGGCTTAATGTCGAAGGGGTCGATCAGGAGATGCTGCAGAGTCTGCTCAGCGAAGTCGACCATGCACATCGCAGCCTGATGGGCGCCGAAACGGTTCGGTCAGTCACTTAAGGAAGACCGTTTCCTGAGTGCGATTCGTCAGCGTTTTAACCTGCCTGGCGGCTCCTGCTGTTTTGATCTTCCGGCGCTGCATTACTGGCTGCATCTGCCACTCGAGCAGAAAATCCAGGATGCCAGACAATGGATCAAACCCTTACAACCCCTGGCCGATGCACTGAAACTGTGGTTAAAGCTGACCCGCGAAACCGGCAGTTTCCGCAATCGTGAAGCCAAAGCCGGTTTCTACCAAAGCGATGCGGAAGAAGCCAATATTCTGCGTCTGTCTATTCCACTTGAATACGGCGTGTACCCGATGATTTCGGGACATAAAAATCGCTTTGCGATCAAGTTTATCGAATTCAGCTCCGGACAGGCCAGCACCCAGAATATCGAATTTGATCTCGCGGTGTGCAGTTAATCTGCCCTGCGACCCAAGCAGTAAACAGGATACAAGATGTCAAAGAAACCCACAGTGGTAAAGTGCCCGCAATGTGGCGAAAGTGTTGAGTGGGGAGAGCAAAGCCCGCACCGTCCGTTCTGCAGCAAGAAATGCCAGATGATTGATTTTGGTGAATGGGCCGATGAAGAAAAATCCATTCCCGGTGCTCCGGACATGTCCGACAGTGACGGCTGGTCCGAAGACCAGTACTAAACCAAAGCAATGGTTAATCAGGTATAAAAAACAAGCCCCGCCAATGCGGGGCTTGTTTTTTATCAGCAACTCGTTGTCAAACTCACCCGACCTGCAGCCACACGGACTGAACGAGCGGCCGGGATAAAATTACTCTTCTTCCGAGCTGTCTGCTGTGCCGGAGTCCAGATCGATCCGGGTCACGCGCTGCAGACCACGTGGCAACAGACCGCCACGACGACCACGTTCACCGCGGTAATTTTCCAGATCAGCAGGCTTAAGTCCCAACTTACGCTTACCGGCATACAGGGTAATGGTGACATCTTTCGGCAAGGCCATCAGATGTGAGACCACCTCTTCCCGGGCCTTAGCTTTCGCGGCCGGAATATTGATGATCTTATTGCCCTTACCTTTGCTCAGTTGCGGCAGATCTTTAATCGGGAACAGCAACATCCGGCCCTGGTTGGTGATCGCCAGGATCTCATCATTATCGAGATCGTTGACCACCTGCGGCGCCATGATCTCCGAGTTTCTCCGGCAGATTAACCAGTGCTTTACCACTGCGGTTCTTCGACAACAGATCGGTACCTTTACACACGAAACCGTAACCGGCATCGGAACCGACCAGCCACAGCTGCTCTTCTTCACCCATGATCACCTGACGGATCGTGGTGCCCGGTGCCACATTCAGGCGACCGGTGATCGGTTCGCCCTGGCCGCGTGCTGATGGCAAGGTATGCGACTCAAGCGAGTAGCTGCGCCCGTCACTGCCAAGAAATACAGCCGGCTGGTTACTCTTACCACTGGCTTGTGCCAGATAGTTGTCGCCCGCTTTATAGTTGAGGCTTTCACCATCAACATCATGTCCTTTGGCGTGGCGAATCCAGCCTTTTTCAGACAACACGACCGTGATGGCTTCACTTGGCATCAGGTCACGTTCAGTCAGCGCTTTAGCTTCTTCACGTTCCACCAGCGGCGAGCGACGGTCATCACCGTATTTCTCGGCATCGGCTTTGAGTTCTTTCTTGAGCAAAGTGTTAAGGCGACGCTCGGAGCCGAGCAGCTCTTCAAGCTTGTTACGCTCTTTTTCCAGCTCATCCTGTTCGCCGCGGATTTTCATCTCTTCCAGCTTAGCCAGATGACGCAGTTTGGTATCGAGAATCGCATCAGCCTGAATCTCGGTAATGCCAAAACGCGCCATCAGCACAGCTTTCGGATCATCCTCATTACGGATGATTTCAATCACTTCATCCAGATTGAGGTAAGCGACCAGCAAACCTTCCAGGATGTGCAGACGGGCCAGCACTTTATCAAGACGGTGTTGCAGACGGGCACGCACCGTTTCACGACGAAACTGAATCCATTCATTCAGAATCGTCACCAGACCTTTAACCTGCGGACGGCTGTCGAGGCCAATCATGTTCAGGTTAACCCGGTAGCTTCGCTCCAGATCGGTCGAAGCAAACAGGTGATTCATCAGCGTATCGCAATCCACCCGGTTAGAACGCGGCACGATCACGATCCGGGTCGGGTTTTCATGATCCGACTCGTCACGCAGATCTTCCACCATCGGCAGTTTCTTGGCGCGCATCTGGTTGGCGATCTGCTCAAGCAGCTTGGCGCCGGAAACCTGGTGCGGCAGCGCGGTAATCACAATATCCGAGCTCTCTTTGTGCCACACCGCACGCATTTTGATACTGCCGCGACCGGTACGGTACACTTTTTCCAGATCGGCCTGCGGTGAGATGATCTCCGCTTCGGTCGGATAATCCGGTCCTTTCACATACTGCATCAGATCCGGCAGCGATGCTTTCGGGTTATCAATCAGGTGAATGGTGGCATCCGCCACCTCACGTACGTTGTGCGGCGGGATATCAGTTGCCATACCAACCGCGATACCAGTCACGCCATTGAGCAGAATATGCGGCAGGCGCGCCGGCAGCATTTTCGGTTCTTTCATGGTGCCGTCAAAGTTCGGCTGCCACTCGACCGTGCCCTGTCCCAGTTCGCTAAGCAGAACTTCGGCAAACTTTGATAATTTAGCTTCGGTGTAACGCATCGCCGCGAACGACTTCGGATCATCCGGCGCACCCCAGTTGCCCTGACCGTCAACCAGCGGGTAACGGTAAGAGAACGGCTGCGCCATCAGTACCATGGCTTCATAACAGGCCGAGTCACCGTGCGGGTGATATTTACCCAGCACGTCACCGACGGTACGCGCCGATTTCTTGTATTTCGCCGCAGCGGATAAGCCCAGCTCAGACATCGCATAAATAATACGACGCTGCACCGGCTTGAGGCCGTCACCGATGTACGGCAACGCCCGGTCCATGATTACGTACATGGAGTAGTTCAGATAAGCGTCTTCAGTGAACTTGCGCAGCGGCAGCTGCTCAACGCCATCATAAGTAATTTCGTTCGACATGGTTAAACCTCGACCTCAGCCTGATCGCCATAGTTTCTGCAGCCAGTTACGGCGGTCATCCGCGCGCTTCTTGCCCAGTAACATGTCCATCATCTCTTCTGTCGCTTTATCATCGTCTATGGTCAGTTGCACCAGACGGCGTGTGTTCGGATCCATGGTGGTTTCACGCAGCTGCAGCGGGTTCATCTCACCCAGACCTTTAAAGCGCTGCACGTTGATCTTGGCTTTCTTGTTTTTTAGCCGCTCCAGGATGGCATTTTTCTCATCATCATCCAGGGCATAAAACACCTCTTTACCACAGTCAATCCGGTACAGCGGCGGCATCGCCACATAGACGTGACCGGCACGAACCAGGGCCGGGAAATGACGAGTAAACAGCGCGCACAGCAGGGTCGCAATATGCAGACCATCCGAGTCCGCATCGGCCAGAATGCACACTTTACCGTAACGCAGCGCTTCCAGATTGTCGTTGTCCGGATCAATCCCCAGCGCGACGGAGATATCGTGCACTTCCTGTGATGCCAGCACCTGATCAGCAGACACTTCCCAGGTATTGAGAATTTTACCGCGCAGCGGCATGATGGCCTGGAACTCACGATCTCGCGCCTGTTTGGCACTGCCGCCGGCCGAGTCACCTTCCACCAGGAAGAGTTCGGTACGGCTGAGATCCTGCTGGGAACAGTCGGTCAGTTTGCCTGGTAAGGCCGGACCTGAGGCGACTTTCTTACGCACAACTTTCTTGCTGGCACGCATGCGGCGATGAGCATTAGCAATGCACACTTCCGCCAGCTGCTCCGCCAGTTGCGGCTTTTCGTTCAGCCACAGGCTGAACGCATCTTTCACCACTCCCGAAACAAACGAAGCGCTTTGACGCGATGAAAGTCGCTCTTTGGTCTGGCCGGCAAACTGCGGATCCTGCATTTTGATCGACAACACATAAGCACAGCGATCAAACACATCCTCACCGGTCAGCTTAACACCGCGAGGCAGCAGGTTGCGGAATTCACAGAACTCACGCATCGCATCCAGCAGACCCTGACGCAGGCCGTTGACATGCGTACCGCCCTGTGCGGTCGGGATCAGGTTAACGTAACTTTCTGT is drawn from Vibrio sp. CDRSL-10 TSBA and contains these coding sequences:
- the yacG gene encoding DNA gyrase inhibitor YacG, producing the protein MSKKPTVVKCPQCGESVEWGEQSPHRPFCSKKCQMIDFGEWADEEKSIPGAPDMSDSDGWSEDQY
- the coaE gene encoding dephospho-CoA kinase (Dephospho-CoA kinase (CoaE) performs the final step in coenzyme A biosynthesis.), with amino-acid sequence MPLVIGLTGGIASGKSTVANLFAEQFGIDIVDADIVARQVVEKGTPGLTAIHDHFGAAVLNPDGTLNRAALRERIFSNENEKLWLNNLLHPLIREKMTQDLRQVHSPYALLVVPLLVENQLQSMADRILVVDVDQATQIQRTMARDEVSEQQVRAILASQASREQRLACADDVIKNDAKNQKLLPQITELHQKYLAISRTNL
- a CDS encoding A24 family peptidase; amino-acid sequence: MDIFNYYPWLFPALATLLGLIIGSFLNVVIYRLPQIMEREWRQECAESFPEYGIDPPQGTLTLSIPRSTCPHCRTPIRIRDNVPLLSWLLLRGKCAHCRQSISARYPLIELLTALSSGFIALQLGFSVYSVALLGFTYVLIAATFIDFDTMLLPDQLTLPLMWAGISLALLGVSPVSLQTAVIGAIAGYLCLWSVYWLFKLLTGKEGMGYGDFKLLAALGAWLGWQQLPIIILLSSVIGLIFGLIQLRLQKRGIDKAFPFGPYLAISGWLCMIYGQPIIAWYLHSVLGW
- a CDS encoding prepilin-type N-terminal cleavage/methylation domain-containing protein, which encodes MQRKFTVKPSGFTLIELMIVVAIIGVSFCHRCSGLSELCRQE
- a CDS encoding ATPase, T2SS/T4P/T4SS family; this encodes MSTQLLSQLRQAGVLDGEQETALQRRTQNRHISAPQAILEQGVLTPAELGQQLSRLFSLPLIELDDFDYPDLCQQLGLSELIIRYQALPLQRDSRELTLAVSDPGWPQAEEEFCFATGLMVKPVLTDQPSLQAAIRRLYGETLPSYHADHREEISQEQLADSVQIAEDEANYQLDVSQDEAPVSRFIHQVLLDAVRKRASDIHFEPYESSYRIRIRCDGILIQTQQPAPHLSRRLAARLKILARLDIAQRRLPQDGRIKLRLSNDSAIDLRVSTLPTLWGEKIVLRLLDNQALPLELDQLGYSEQQKLCYLSALHKPQGMILITGPTGSGKTISLYCGLQQLNREQLNIATAEDPVEINLNGINQVQVQPAIGFGFAQALRTFLRQDPDVLMVGEIRDRETADVALKAAQTGHLVLSTLHTNSAAETLIRLLNMGIEPFNLASSLNLIVAQRLVRRLCPQCKIATRLTREQAASLHMENLHIKSLHIESPHAASSQDQSTQEQQATEQRELITEAVIFAANPDGCPHCNRGYAGRTGIYEMLSVDPVIADALLQRAPLMQLESLACQQGMQTLQQAGCEKLLAGQTSLAELQRVLGLATW
- the nadC gene encoding carboxylating nicotinate-nucleotide diphosphorylase; the encoded protein is MKDTHNSQQRLDYLKQQLPLEITRSVSDTLKEDLGGTLDPNADITASLIPADVQGSATIITREHGVFCGQAWADEVFRQLGGEVKIDWHVQDGDKVEPNQKLCSLTGPARILLTGERSAMNFIQTLSGCATTTAEYAQALQGTDCRLLDTRKTVPGLRSALKYAVACGGGFNHRIGVFDAYLIKENHIIACGGITQAITTAKQLNPGKPVEVETENLDELRLAIEAGADIIMLDNFTVPMMREAVAINAGRAALENSGNVTMQTLREYAETGVDYISVGALTKHVRAMDLSMRFD